One window of Serinus canaria isolate serCan28SL12 chromosome 3, serCan2020, whole genome shotgun sequence genomic DNA carries:
- the ALKAL2 gene encoding ALK and LTK ligand 2 has product MHSSGRTAMSGLRSSGLLGLVLLMLSAGYCKEKTDSTDLKDKQSLLNLIMEIIQELKRYHLEKDSGMQYFSKHDYNLDRREVADYGGYQDEQRVEIVPRDLRMKDKFLKHLTGPLYFSPKCSKHFHRLYHNTRDCTIPAYYKRCARLLTRLAVSPMCMEG; this is encoded by the exons ATGCACTCTTCAGGTCGGACTGCAATGAGTGGACTGAGGTCTTCTGGGCTTCTGGGGCTTGTACTCTTAATGCTCTCAGCAGGatactgcaaagaaaaaacagactCCACAGATTTGAAGGACAAGCAAAGTCTCTTAAATCTCATCATGGAGATCATTCAGGAACTGAAAAGGTACCACCTGGAGAAGGACAGTGGGATGCAGTACTTCTCCAAGCATGACTATAACTTGGATCGAAGGGAAGTGGCTGACTACGGAGGGTACCAGGACGAGCAGAGAGTTG AAATAGTTCCCAGAGATCTGAGGATGAAAGACAAGTTCTTGAAGCATTTAACAG GTCCACTCTACTTTAGTCCAAAATGTAGCAAACACTTTCATCGGCTTTATCACAATACAAGGGATTGTACCATCCCAGCAT acTATAAAAGATGTGCCAGGCTTCTTACTCGATTGGCAGTAAGCCCTATGTGCATGGAAGGATAA